Proteins from a genomic interval of Solea solea chromosome 10, fSolSol10.1, whole genome shotgun sequence:
- the vps37a gene encoding vacuolar protein sorting-associated protein 37A isoform X1 encodes MNWLFPLSKGSGPLPQLSSLQQQRQRQIDSLKAAHHSLAEIQKDVEYRIPFTVNNSTISVNILLPPQFPQEKPVVSVYPPVGHHLVDSNNGTMITSPHITNFGMHSDLGKVIQSLLDEFWKSPPALMSTGPAGFPYSMYKPSGMAAYPTQAFHYGPRHMGTSQTPPAGPAAAPMPHPAVDNVHGPPRAPAPYGLISDLPLPVPTVDSQPGINGHMYKMPEIPESFPELCDMNLTQLSDMSENEDVLLSFFLGLPQLNQVTSDKEELVTSIVDMAKKNLQMEPQLEGKRQEMLYKFDQLTQMKSAFETKMQRQHELSDSCSLSTLQARLKVAAHQAEEESEETAENFLEGLTDIDEFLTSFMEKRTLCHSRRAKEEKLQHSINTHGQFPTSH; translated from the exons ATGAACTGGCTTTTCCCTCTGTCCAAAGGCTCCGGACCTCTCCCACAGTTGAGCAGCCTACAGCAACAAAGACAGCGGCAGATCGACTCACTCAAAGCCGCTCACCACAG CCTTGCAGAGATCCAGAAGGATGTGGAGTACAGAATACCATTCACAGTCAACAACTCCACTATTAGTGTTAACAT TCTGCTACCTCCTCAGTTCCCTCAGGAGAAGCCGGTGGTTAGCGTCTACCCTCCTGTTGGTCATCATTTAGTTGACAGCAACAATGGCACCATGATCACTAGTCCCCACATCACAAAT TTTGGGATGCACTCAGATCTGGGCAAGGTCATTCAAAGTCTCTTGGATGAGTTCTGGAAAAGTCCTCCTGCTCTGATGTCTACTGGCCCTGCTGGATTTCCATA CAGTATGTACAAGCCATCAGGCATGGCTGCGTACCCGACTCAGGCTTTCCATTACGGTCCTCGTCATATGGGTACTAGTCAGACACCACCTGCTGGTCCAGCTGCAGCTCCCATGCCTCACCCAGCCGTCGATAATGTCCATGGGCCTCCTCGAGCTCCAGCTCCATATGGACTGATTTCTGACCTGCCACTGCCTGTACCTACTGTAGATTCACAG CCTGGAATAAATGGACATATGTACAAGATGCCTGAAATTCCGGAATCTTTTCCTGAACTCTGTGACATGAA TCTGACTCAGCTGTCGGATATGTCTGAAAATGAGGACGTGCTGCTGAGTTTCTTTTTGGGTTTGCCACAACTCAATCAGGTCACCAGTGATAAAGAGGAGCTGGTCACCAGCATAGTGGACATGGCTA aaaaaaaccttcagatggagccacagTTGGAAGGAAAGAGGCAAGAAATGCTTTACAAG tttgaCCAGCTGACTCAGATGAAGTCTGCCTTTGAGACAAAGATGCAGAGGCAGCATGAACTCAGTGAT AGTTGCAGTCTCAGTACATTACAGGCTCGGTTAAAAGTTGCAGCCCACcaggcagaggaggagtcagAGGAGACAGCTGAAAACTTCTTGGAGGGGCTCACCGACATAGACGAATTCCTTACCAGCTTCATGGAGAAGAGAACG CTTTGTCACAGCAGAAGGGCCAAAGAAGAAAAGCTGCAACACTCCATCAACACACATGGGCAGTTTCCTACCAGCCACTAG
- the vps37a gene encoding vacuolar protein sorting-associated protein 37A isoform X2, translating to MNWLFPLSKGSGPLPQLSSLQQQRQRQIDSLKAAHHSLAEIQKDVEYRIPFTVNNSTISVNILLPPQFPQEKPVVSVYPPVGHHLVDSNNGTMITSPHITNFGMHSDLGKVIQSLLDEFWKSPPALMSTGPAGFPYMYKPSGMAAYPTQAFHYGPRHMGTSQTPPAGPAAAPMPHPAVDNVHGPPRAPAPYGLISDLPLPVPTVDSQPGINGHMYKMPEIPESFPELCDMNLTQLSDMSENEDVLLSFFLGLPQLNQVTSDKEELVTSIVDMAKKNLQMEPQLEGKRQEMLYKFDQLTQMKSAFETKMQRQHELSDSCSLSTLQARLKVAAHQAEEESEETAENFLEGLTDIDEFLTSFMEKRTLCHSRRAKEEKLQHSINTHGQFPTSH from the exons ATGAACTGGCTTTTCCCTCTGTCCAAAGGCTCCGGACCTCTCCCACAGTTGAGCAGCCTACAGCAACAAAGACAGCGGCAGATCGACTCACTCAAAGCCGCTCACCACAG CCTTGCAGAGATCCAGAAGGATGTGGAGTACAGAATACCATTCACAGTCAACAACTCCACTATTAGTGTTAACAT TCTGCTACCTCCTCAGTTCCCTCAGGAGAAGCCGGTGGTTAGCGTCTACCCTCCTGTTGGTCATCATTTAGTTGACAGCAACAATGGCACCATGATCACTAGTCCCCACATCACAAAT TTTGGGATGCACTCAGATCTGGGCAAGGTCATTCAAAGTCTCTTGGATGAGTTCTGGAAAAGTCCTCCTGCTCTGATGTCTACTGGCCCTGCTGGATTTCCATA TATGTACAAGCCATCAGGCATGGCTGCGTACCCGACTCAGGCTTTCCATTACGGTCCTCGTCATATGGGTACTAGTCAGACACCACCTGCTGGTCCAGCTGCAGCTCCCATGCCTCACCCAGCCGTCGATAATGTCCATGGGCCTCCTCGAGCTCCAGCTCCATATGGACTGATTTCTGACCTGCCACTGCCTGTACCTACTGTAGATTCACAG CCTGGAATAAATGGACATATGTACAAGATGCCTGAAATTCCGGAATCTTTTCCTGAACTCTGTGACATGAA TCTGACTCAGCTGTCGGATATGTCTGAAAATGAGGACGTGCTGCTGAGTTTCTTTTTGGGTTTGCCACAACTCAATCAGGTCACCAGTGATAAAGAGGAGCTGGTCACCAGCATAGTGGACATGGCTA aaaaaaaccttcagatggagccacagTTGGAAGGAAAGAGGCAAGAAATGCTTTACAAG tttgaCCAGCTGACTCAGATGAAGTCTGCCTTTGAGACAAAGATGCAGAGGCAGCATGAACTCAGTGAT AGTTGCAGTCTCAGTACATTACAGGCTCGGTTAAAAGTTGCAGCCCACcaggcagaggaggagtcagAGGAGACAGCTGAAAACTTCTTGGAGGGGCTCACCGACATAGACGAATTCCTTACCAGCTTCATGGAGAAGAGAACG CTTTGTCACAGCAGAAGGGCCAAAGAAGAAAAGCTGCAACACTCCATCAACACACATGGGCAGTTTCCTACCAGCCACTAG
- the nsmce1 gene encoding non-structural maintenance of chromosomes element 1 homolog: protein MSRQMGDSHRRFLQTVMLSGIVDEPGAKSLYQRCCETHNTQYAPDKLDEFIDTINSKLQPMFMQIRKGMSEDNGQQYYALVNLAETDITRMSTDYADNELELFTKTMDLIVGSENGKASSTDILNSADSLTTKKLKKSETEHLLNRLVHDKWLSEKQGEYTLSTRCIIEMEPYIRTMYQDQVQVCHICHNIAFQCQICENPVCGIKIHNPCVARYFKVRKSDPRCPACEDFWPHEIPELSRPRSQRR from the exons atgtcaagacagatgggaGACAGCCATCGCAGGTTTCTACAAACCGTGATGCTCAGTGGCATTGTTGATGAGCCAGGAGCAAAGTCACTCTATCAGCGTTGCTGTGAAACACACAACA ctCAGTATGCTCCTGACAAACTAGATGAGTTCATTGATACCATCAACTCAAAGCTGCAGCCCATGTTCATGCAGATCAGGAAAGGAATGTCTGAGGACAATGGCCAACAGTATTACGCCTTG GTGAATCTGGCTGAGACTGACATCACCAGGATGTCTACAGATTATGCTGACAACGAGCTGGAGCTGTTCACCAAAACG ATGGATCTGATTGTGGGTTCCGAGAACGGCAAGGCCTCTTCCACTGACATCCTGAACAGCGCTGACTCCCTGACCACCAAAAAGCTGAAGAAGAGTGAGACGGAGCACCTGTTGAACCGACTGGTGCATGACAAGTGGCTCAGTGAG AAACAAGGTGAATACACCTTGTCCACAAGATGTATTATAGAGATGGAGCCTTACATTCGCACAATGTATCAGGACCAGGTCCAAGTGTGTCACATCTGCCACAACATCGCGTTCCAG TGCCAAATTTGCGAAAATCCTGTATGTggcataaaaatacacaacccGTGTGTGGCCCGATACTTTAAAGTGAGAAAGTCAGACCCCCGGTGTCCAGCTTGTGAAGACTTCTGGCCACATGAAATCCCTG aactCAGTCGGCCCAGGTCTCAGAGGAGGTGA
- the LOC131466356 gene encoding trace amine-associated receptor 13c-like, with product MDSGADAELCFPHLLNLSCRAPVRPHSEAVLLYTLLSFIAVLTVALNLLVVISISHFRQLHTPTNLLLLSLAIADLLVGLLVMPVEMVRITETCWLMGELMCALSEISSFTLTSASVGNMVLISIDRYVAICNPLQYTSKVTRGRVEVSVCLCWAFSLLYNGLILKDHLRQPSRYSSCYGECVVVINFASGAVDLVFTFIGPCSIIVVLYMRVFVVAVSQARAIGSRITAVTGGSVTATAKKSERKAARTLGVVILVFLMSFCPYYYPSLAGQDTSNSALTWPIVSWLLYSNSCMNPLIYAFFYPWFRKAIKFIVTLKILEKNSSHVSIL from the coding sequence ATGGACAGTGGGGCAGATGCTGAGCTCTGCTTCCCTCACCTCCTGAACTTATCCTGCAGAGCACCAGTGCGTCCTCACTCTGAGGCAGTCCTCCTTTACACTCTGCTCTCTTTCATCGCTGTGCTGACAGTGGCCCTAAACCTGCTCGTCGTCATCTCCATCTCCCACTTCAGACAGCTCCACACCCCCACTAACCTGCTCCTGCTCTCCCTGGCCATCGCAGACCTCCTAGTGGGGCTGCTGGTGATGCCGGTGGAAATGGTGAGAATCACAGAAACCTGCTGGCTGATGGGTGAGCTCATGTGTGCCCTGTCTGAAATCAGTAGCTTCACTCTCACATCGGCCTCCGTGGGCAACATGGTGCTCATATCCATTGATCGTTATGTAGCTATTTGTAACCCTCTGCAGTACACCAGCAAGGTCACTCGTGGGAGAGTggaggtgtctgtgtgtctgtgctgggCCTTCTCACTTCTCTACAACGGGCTGATCCTGAAGGACCATCTTCGACAGCCTAGCAGATACAGCTCCTGCTACGGGGAGTGCGTGGTGGTGATTAACTTTGCCTCTGGAGCCGTAGACCTCGTGTTTACTTTCATCGGCCCCTGCTCGATCATTGTCGTTCTCTATATGAGAGTGTTTGTTGTGGCCGTGTCTCAGGCTCGTGCCATAGGCTCTCGTATTACAGCAGTTACAGGTGGTTCAGTGACAGCCACAGCAAAGAAgtcagagagaaaagcagctcGGACTCTGGGTGTCGTTATACTGGTGTTTTTGATGTCTTTCTGTCCATATTACTACCCGTCTCTTGCAGGGCAGGACACATCAAACAGTGCTTTGACTTGGCCCATTGTGTCCTGGCTATTGTATTCAAATTCGTGCATGAACCCTCTCATATACGCTTTTTTCTACCCGTGGTTTAGAAAAGCTATCAAGTTCATTGTCACCCTGAAGATACTAGAGAAGAACTCCTCTCACGTCAGTATACTTTAA